AGCTTCCATCACTCTCGTCACTCTCCCACCGCTGCCCGCCTCTGCCAGATTGGCACGATTCGGCGAGCGATCTGCGTCCGTACAAACGGGTGGCATCCTGCGCGAACCCCCGACTTTCGCGTCCTGACGCCGAAGACAGCGACCGACTGGCTGCCGATCGCGCCACAGGAATGATCTCGGACTGTGACTCGTTGACAAAGATTGTCAACATGCGAAAGAGATCATTCGCGTTAGCCAGACAATACACTGTGGGAGATGCCGAAGTCAACCGCGAACGAACGCAGGTTGCGCGTCCATATGCGGAAACTGGTGCAAGCCTCGTCAGATTCTCGTGACAGGTTTGAGATAACTAGTTAGCAAGAGTTGCGTAGCACGCAAGTCGCACGCGATCGCCAACGACGGCAGATTCGCCCGGTTCGAGGGTATCTGGCGTGAACGAGATGGCGTTGACACCGACCGCCTTGACCGCCACACGCGGGTCGCCATCCCAGAGCATTGCGACGACCGCATCGCGCCGTGCAGCGTCCTCCGGGCCGGTGAATGTCACCCGGCAGCGTGGCATCGGCTGACCAGCCTCGTTGGGAAACTCGCGCTCGACGATGATGCCCGGCACGTCCGCGAGCGTCGCGATCCAACTCGCGACGTCAGCCTCGAAACCGGCGACGCGCGCCTCATGATCGAGCACGAGATAGCTGGTGACGGCGGCGAGGAGCCCGGCCCTCTCCTCCTTGCCGACCTTCATGCCGCGCGCCAGCCGTGGGTTCGGCGACCCATGACGCCGGATCGCCTGGATGAGGTCGGGGCGACCAACGACGAGCCCGCTCGCCTGCGGGCCGCGCAGGTCCTTGCCACCACTGAAGATGACCAGGTCCGCGCCGAGGTCGCGGCTGAAGTGCCAGAAGTTCGAGGCCGGCGGCAGCTGCGCAGCGGCATCGACGATCACCGGCACGCCACGCGCGTGGGCGGTCTCGACGACCTCCTCCAGCGGCAGAGCCCCCTCGCTGAGGTGCGACCCGGCCACAAACAGGACGGCGGCCGTCTCCTCATCGATCGCGGCCTCCAGCTCAGCCGGATGCACGTCGGGCTCGACGCCGATCTCGATCAAGCGCGCGCCAGACAGCGCGACCGCCGCGAGATAGCCGATCCGATGAGGGCGCTGATAGATGATCGAGGAGCGCAGGCCCGAACGATCCGGCAGACGCGCGATAACGTTCTGGTCGTTGCCAGTCATGCAAGCGAGGGTCGCCAGCGTCAGGCCGGCCGCAGCGCCGGTCGTGACACAGGCAGCTTCGTTGCCGGTCAGCTCGGCCAGCCGCTGGCCAACTGCGTCGTGAAGCTCGTCAAGATCGACATAGCTGCGCGCCGCGTCATCCATCGCGCGACGCACGGCGTCCGGCATCAGCGACCCACCGAGTCGCGTCAACCGCGCGTCGGCATTGATCACCCGCCGGATCCCCAGGTCGTCGTAGATCGCCACAGCCGTGCCCCTCGTCGCTATTGCGCCAGCGCCGCAATCCAGTCGGGCAGCTCGTTCTCGCCCAGCACGCGGTTCAGCACACGCAACTCGGCCAGCATCGACGACTGCCCGGCCAGCAACTCTTCCATCGAGATGTCGGCCTCATCCGCCAGCCCCGCGTCTGACTCAAGCTGGGCGACCAGGCTGTTGCGCCAGGTGCGGATCTGATCGGTATCAAGCGGATCCTCGCCCTCTGGCTCGCGACTGGCGACCGCCCATTGGCGACTGACGAGCGTGCCGAGCGCAGTGAGCTGCCAGCGGAAGCCGCTGTCGTCGCGCGCAATCGCGCCGTGCTTCGCCAGCTCGCTGATCTGCGAGATGACGATCGCCGTCTCCACCGGCTGCCCCGTAATCCGCTGATGCAGCAGGCCGCCAGTTTGAGCCAGCGTTATCTCATCAAGCGCCCGTTCGGTCTGCGCCAGCGCGATCATCACGCTCACCCGCACAGGACTACTTGCGATGAACCCGGCTGTCTCAACCCAACTTGCCATGCCTGCGTACTCCTCGTTTCATGTCGTTCCAGCATCGTGACAGCATTATCGCCTGCAATGCTAACCCGCGCGACTGTGTTGGCTGCTACAATCGCGACCTGCAAGACGCCCGCTCACCAGAAATCGGAGCCGATGATCAACCAGCCCCCATCCCTCTCG
This Thermomicrobiales bacterium DNA region includes the following protein-coding sequences:
- a CDS encoding aminotransferase class V-fold PLP-dependent enzyme, which codes for MAIYDDLGIRRVINADARLTRLGGSLMPDAVRRAMDDAARSYVDLDELHDAVGQRLAELTGNEAACVTTGAAAGLTLATLACMTGNDQNVIARLPDRSGLRSSIIYQRPHRIGYLAAVALSGARLIEIGVEPDVHPAELEAAIDEETAAVLFVAGSHLSEGALPLEEVVETAHARGVPVIVDAAAQLPPASNFWHFSRDLGADLVIFSGGKDLRGPQASGLVVGRPDLIQAIRRHGSPNPRLARGMKVGKEERAGLLAAVTSYLVLDHEARVAGFEADVASWIATLADVPGIIVEREFPNEAGQPMPRCRVTFTGPEDAARRDAVVAMLWDGDPRVAVKAVGVNAISFTPDTLEPGESAVVGDRVRLACYATLAN